The Couchioplanes caeruleus sequence GATCGTCGACCGGTGCGCCTGGATCAGGTCGAGCACCCGCTCCTCGACCGCCGGCCAGATGGAGGGGGAGTGGCGGCCCGCGCCCGGATCGTCCGCATCGGTGTGGGGCACCTCGTCGAGGCGGGTCATGTCCTCGACCGGCACCTGGACGGAGACCTCGATGGTCTTGGCGCTGCGCGGCTGGACGATCTCGACGTCCTGCGCGCCGCCGAGGAAGCGGGCGGTGTCCTCGATCGGCCGCACGGTCGCGGAGAGGCCGACCCGCTGGGCGGGACGGCCGAGCAGGGCGTCGAGGCGCTCCAGCGAGAGGGCCAGGTGGGCGCCGCGCTTGGTGGCCGCCACGGCGTGGACCTCATCGACGATGACCGTCTCCACGCCGCGCAGAGACTCGCGGGCGGCGGAGGTCAGCAGGAGGAAGAGCGACTCGGGCGTGGTGATGAGGATGTCGGGCGGAGTGCGCGCGAAGGCGCGGCGCTCGTCGGCCGGGGTGTCGCCGGTGCGCATGCCGACCGTGATGTCGGGTGGCGGTACGCCGAGGCGGCCCGAGGCCTGCCGGATGCCGGTCAGCGGGGCACGCAGGTTGCGCTCGACGTCGACCGCGAGCGCCTTCAGCGGGCTGACGTAGAGGACCCGGCAGCGGTGCTTCGGGTCCTCGGGGACGGGCTCGTGGGCGAGCCGGTCGAGGGACCACAGGAACGCCGCCAGGGTCTTGCCGGAGCCGGTGGGCGCCACCACGAGCGCGTGGCGCCCGGCGCCGATGGCACGCCAGGCGCCGGCCTGGGCGGCCGTGGGCGCAGCGAAGGCCGCCTTGAACCACTCACGGGTAGCGAGGCCGAACTGCTCCAGGACGTCAGGCACAGTCACCATGGTGCCCCGGGGGTCTGACAGAAATCCGGGACCTGCCAGGAAGGCATCAATCAGACGTCGGGTCCCAGGCGGGACGACGGGTCAGCGGCGAGGCCGAACCGGACGGGCCATTTCGCGGCGTAGTGACGTAGGGCACATTGAGGCCTGCCACCGATGTTCGCCGAACAGGAGGCACCGTGCTGACTCGTATCGCCGCGGCAGCCGCCGTGCTGGCCGCCCTGACGCTCACCGCGTCGCCGGCCCGAGCCGTCGGCGCAGGTTACGTCCGCCTCGCCCATCTCTCGCCCGACACCCCGGCCGTCGACGTCTATCTCAAGTCCACCAGCGGCGCGGCCGAGGACCACAGGTTCGACGGCGTCGCGTACGGCGCCATGTCCGACTACCTGCGTCTACCCGCGGGCACCTACTCGGTGGCCATGCGCAAGGCGGGCGCGGCCGCGAGCGCGCCGCCCGTGCTGACCACGCAGGTCACCGTCGACGACGGCGCCGCCTACACGGTCGCGGGCGTGGGCCGCTACGCCGACCTGGGCCTGCGCGTGCTCAAGGACGATCTGCGGCTTCCCGGCCGGGACGAGTCGAAGATCAGGATCATTCAGGCTTCCGTACGCGCACCCGTGCTCGACGTGGGCGGCGCCGACGGCCAGACCATCGCCGACGGGGTCGCGTTCGCCACCACCACCGACTACCGCGCGGTCGACCCGGGCAGGTGGACGGTCAAGGTGAAACCGGCCGGCGGCGGCAGGACCAGTGATCTGCCGTGCACTCTCGGGGCCGGCAACGTCTACTCGCTGCTCGTGCTCGACGATCGCGACGGTGGCCTCAAGCCGGAGCTGCACATCGACGCGGCCCGCCAGGGCGGCGTACCCCAGGGTGGCGTGGCCACCGGCGGCGGAGGCACCGCCCCGGCGGATCCGTTACCGGCGGCACTGCTGCTGGCGGGGCTCGCGGCCGCCGTCGGCGCGGGCGTCGCGGTCGCGCTCAGGCGGCGTCCGCAGACCGCCGGATGACCGTACGCGACACCGCCCGGCGCGCGTTCCTGCCGGTCGCGGCCGCATTGCTGACCGCCGTCGTCGTCGCCACCGGCTACCTGGTGCTGCGCGAGCCCCGTCCCGCCGGTCAGGTGGGCCGGGGCCCCGGCGCCGCTCCTGATGCCGCCCGGTCGGCTGTGCCCGTACCGTCGGACTGGCCGGAGCCGGACGGCCTGCCGGACCCGTTCGGCACCGCGAAGCCGGCGGCGAGCGGGCCGCCGACCCGCCTCCGGGTCGAGGCCGTCGGCATCGACACCGTGCTGGAGGCTCTGCGGCTCGGCGCGGACGGCGAGCTTGTGCCGCCCGAGGGCGACGACCACGCCGGCTGGTACGCGGACGGCACCGCACCCGGCGACGTGGGCCCGGCCGTCCTCGCCGGCCACGTCGACTCGAAGAACGGCCCGGCGGTCTTCTACCGGCTGCGCGAGGTCGGCGTCGGCGACCGGATCGAGGTGATCCGCGGCGGCGCGACGCTCACCTTCACCGTCACCGCGACGGCCTGGTATCCGAAGAACGCGTTCCCGACCGAGCGGGTCTACGGGCCCACACCGGACCGCCAGCTTCGCCTGATCACCTGTGGCGGCGTCTTCGACCGGAGTCTGCGGTCCTACCGGGACAACCTGGTGGTTTATGCGGTGGCCGGGTGACGTCGATGTGCGCTCGCGTCAGGCGCGACTACTCTTAGTAGGAAGAGACGGGTGGGGGCCGATGGCGGTCAGGCGGATGCTCATCGCCGGTCGGTATCGCCTGCGCGAACCGGTCGGCGTCGGCGGGATGGGGCGCGTCTGGCTGGCTCGCGACGAGATGCTCGACCGTGACGTGGCGGTCAAGGAGTTCGTCCTGCCGGAGTGGATGACCGACGGCGAGAAGGCCCGGCTGCGCAACCGGACGCTGCGCGAGGCGCGCAGCGCGGCCCGGCTCAACCATCCGCACGTGGTGAAGATCTACGACGTCGTGCACGCCGTGGACCAGCCGTGGATCGTCATGGAGTACGTGCCGTCGCGCTCGCTGCACCAGGTGCTCCGCGAGGACGGCCCGTATTCCCCCAGGGGTGCCGCCCGCATCGGCCTCGACGTGCTGGAGGCCATCACCGCCGCCCACCGCGCGGGCGTGCTGCACCGCGACGTCAAGCCGCACAACGTCCTCATCGGCACCGACGGCCGGGTGGTGCTCACCGACTTCGGCCTCGCCACGTTCGTCGACGACGGCTCGGTGACCGGGCCGGGGATGGTCGTCGGCTCCCCGCAGTACGTGTCGCCCGAGCGCGCCCGCGACGGCGCGTCCACCGTGGAGTCCGACCTGTGGTCGTTCGGCGCGACCCTGTACGCCGCCGTCGAGGGCCGCTCGCCGTACGCGCGGGAGAGCGCGATGGCGACCCTGCTGGCGCTCGCGACCGAAGAACCCGACCCGCCCACCCGGGCCGGGCCGCTGAGGCCCGTCCTGCTGGGACTGCTGCGGCGCGAGCCGGCCGAGCGCCTCACCGGCGTGGAGGCGGCCCGGCGGCTGCGCGCGGTCCTCGCCGGGGGTGACGGTGGTCCCCGTCCGGTCGTACCGTCGCAGCGCAGAGCCCTGGACGACGAGCTCGCGCCGCACATGCCGAAGCGTCAGGTCCGCGGCGGCGGCGCCGCCGTCCCGCGGGCGCGGGCGGTCCCGGCCCGGCGGGGCACGCCGGTGCGGTCGCGCTCACGGCGCTTGGTCGCGGGAGTGACCGCGGTGGCGTTGCTCGGTGCCGGGAGCGTCGCCGCCGGCCTGGCGTTGCGGGACAATGACGGCGCGGCACCGAACGGCGCGTCCGGCACGGTCTCGCCGCCTCCGGTGCCCACCTCCACGTCCGGCACCGCAGGCGGTACGGGCGGTTTCAGCCCGGTCGGCTGCCTCGGCGGCGCCTCGTCGGTGCAGCGCCGGACCCCTCAGCCGGGGGCGGAGAAGCTGCGCGACGGCTGGGCGCTCTACGAGGGCTGGTCCTATTACACCGAGCGCGGCTTCCACATCGCGGTGCCCGACGGGTGGACGTACGAACGGATCGGTACGACGCTCTGCTTCCGCGACCCGAGCAACCTGCGGGTGCTCAGCATCGACCCGGCGCGCAACGCCAAGGGCGACCCGGTGAAGGCCTGCCGGGACGAGGCGGCCCGGCTGCGGGTCGCGGGCAACCTGCCGGGCTACCAGCAGTACGCCATGAACCGGATCCCCGCGCTGGCCCGGGCCGCGGACTGGGAGTACGCCTACGACGGCCCTTCCGGCGTCCGCATGCACGCGATGACCCGCTGGATCGCCTCCGGCGGCAAGGGCTACGCGTTCGGCTTGATGACCCGGGAACTGGACTGGCCGGCGAACTTCGCCACCTGGGGAATGATCGTCAGCACCTTCTATACCGACGGTTAGCGGTATGGGTCAGTCGGTATGGATAGACGGACGTCTAACTCTGTAATGCTCGGCGTGGCCGCCGCTATACCCCCGGCGACGGCGGACCCGAGCCCCGCGGAGGACTCCCGTGAGAGCAATGCCCCTGATCGGAGCGACGGCGCTGCTGCTCAGCGTCGCCGCCGCGGCCCCGGCGCAGGCTGCCGCCGTGGCGCCGCCCGACATTCCGCTCGCCAACGTCAAGAACCACCTCTCCCAGTTCCAGTCGATCGCCACCGCCAACGGCGGCAACCGTGCGCACGGCCGGCCCGGCTACCTGGCCTCGGTCACCTATGTGAAGGGCCTGCTCGACGCCGCCGGCTTCCAGACCCAGCAGCAGTCCTTCACGTACGGCGGAGCGACCGGTTACAACCTCATCGCGGACTGGCCGGGCGGCAACACCAACGACACCCTGATGGTCGGTGCGCACCTGGACAGCGTCACGGCGGGGCCCGGCATCAACGACAACGGCACCGGCTCGGCGGCGAGCCTGGAGGTCGCGCTCGCCGTGGCCCGCACCGGCTTCCAGCCGACCCGGCATCTACGGTTCGCCTGGTGGGGCGCCGAGGAACTGGGGCTGCGCGGCTCGACCTTCTATGTGAACTCGCTGAGCGCGGCCCAGAAGGCGGCGATCGGCGGCTACCTGAACTTCGACATGGTCGGCTCGCCCAACCCCGGCTATTTCCTCTACGACGGCGACGACTCCGACGGCACCGGCTCGGGTCCCGGCCCGGCCGGCTCCGCCGAGATCGAGGACACGCTGGAGGCCTACTTCACGTCGATCAACGTGCCGACCCGCGGCACCGACTTCGACGGCCGCAGCGACTACGGCCCGTTCATCGCCAACGGCATCCCCGCGGGCGGCATCTTCACCGGCGCCGAGGGCCGCAAGACCGCCGCGCAGGTGGAGCTCTGGGGCGGCACGACGGGCGCGTTCGACCCCTGCTACCACCGCGCCTGCGACACCGTCACGAACGTCAGCGACACCGCGCTGGACCGCAACTCGGACGCGATCGCGTACGCGGTCTGGACGCTGGCCGACGACACCGGGACGCCGGGCGAGACGGTGTTCGGCGACGACTTCGAAACGGCCAGGGGCTGGGCCGCGAACGCGGCGGGCGGCGACACGGCCACCGCCGGCGCGTGGCAGCGCGGTGACCCGGCCGCGACCTCCTCGGGCGTCGCGACCCAGCTCGGCACCGCGGTCAGCGGCAGCAACGACCTGGTCACGGGCGCCGCGGCGGGCACCAGCGCGGGCACGTACGACGTCGACGGCGGCGCCACGACGATCCAGTCGCCCGCGATCGCGCTGCCCAGCGGCACGCTTTCGCTGTCGTTCTCCTGGTACCTGTCGCACCTGAACAATTCCAGCAGCGCGGACTACTTCCGGGTCCGCGTGATCTCCGGCACCACCGTCACCACGGTGTTCAACCAGGCGGGTGCGGCCACCAATCGCGCGGCCTCCTGGCAGAAGGCCACGGTCAACCTCTCCGCGTACGCCGGTCAGACCGTCCGGCTGCAGGTCGAGGCGGCCGACGCGAGCACGGCCAGCCTGGTCGAGGCGGCCGTGGACGACGTCGTCGTCACGAGGTCCTGAGCCCGCGACCCGGGCGGGACAATCCGCTCCGCCCCGGGTACGGCCCCGCTGATACCCTTCGTGAGATGAGTGGCAGTATCCGGCCGGGCTTGGCCCGGCTGTGTTGATCTTGGTAGGCCTTCTCCTCGTCATCGTGGTCACCGCGGTGACCGGCTACTTCGTCGCCCAGGAGTTCGGCTACGTCGCGGTCGACCGCAAACGCCTGCGTCAGGAGGCGGAGCAGGGAGACAAGTCCGCCGAGCGCGCCCTCGCCGTCACCGAACGCCTCTCGTTCGTGCTCTCCGGCGCGCAGCTCGGCATCACCGTCACCGCACTGATCGTCGGGTACGTCGCCGAGCCCTTCCTCGGCGAGGGGCTGGCGGAGCTGCTCGGCGTCGCCGGCGTACCCGCCGCGGTCAGCGTGCCGGTGTCGCTCGTGCTGGCCCTGCTCATCGCGACCGTGGTGCAGATGGTCCTCGGCGAGCTGGCCCCGAAGAACCTCGCGATCGCCCGCGCCGAGCCGGTCGCCAAGGCGCTGGGCCGCTCCACGCTGATCTATCTGACCGTCTTCGGCCCGGTCATCAAGCTCTTCGACGTGGCCGCCGCCAAGCTGCTGCGCCGCGTCGGCATCGAG is a genomic window containing:
- a CDS encoding DUF4397 domain-containing protein, whose amino-acid sequence is MLTRIAAAAAVLAALTLTASPARAVGAGYVRLAHLSPDTPAVDVYLKSTSGAAEDHRFDGVAYGAMSDYLRLPAGTYSVAMRKAGAAASAPPVLTTQVTVDDGAAYTVAGVGRYADLGLRVLKDDLRLPGRDESKIRIIQASVRAPVLDVGGADGQTIADGVAFATTTDYRAVDPGRWTVKVKPAGGGRTSDLPCTLGAGNVYSLLVLDDRDGGLKPELHIDAARQGGVPQGGVATGGGGTAPADPLPAALLLAGLAAAVGAGVAVALRRRPQTAG
- a CDS encoding class F sortase, translating into MTVRDTARRAFLPVAAALLTAVVVATGYLVLREPRPAGQVGRGPGAAPDAARSAVPVPSDWPEPDGLPDPFGTAKPAASGPPTRLRVEAVGIDTVLEALRLGADGELVPPEGDDHAGWYADGTAPGDVGPAVLAGHVDSKNGPAVFYRLREVGVGDRIEVIRGGATLTFTVTATAWYPKNAFPTERVYGPTPDRQLRLITCGGVFDRSLRSYRDNLVVYAVAG
- a CDS encoding serine/threonine-protein kinase; amino-acid sequence: MAVRRMLIAGRYRLREPVGVGGMGRVWLARDEMLDRDVAVKEFVLPEWMTDGEKARLRNRTLREARSAARLNHPHVVKIYDVVHAVDQPWIVMEYVPSRSLHQVLREDGPYSPRGAARIGLDVLEAITAAHRAGVLHRDVKPHNVLIGTDGRVVLTDFGLATFVDDGSVTGPGMVVGSPQYVSPERARDGASTVESDLWSFGATLYAAVEGRSPYARESAMATLLALATEEPDPPTRAGPLRPVLLGLLRREPAERLTGVEAARRLRAVLAGGDGGPRPVVPSQRRALDDELAPHMPKRQVRGGGAAVPRARAVPARRGTPVRSRSRRLVAGVTAVALLGAGSVAAGLALRDNDGAAPNGASGTVSPPPVPTSTSGTAGGTGGFSPVGCLGGASSVQRRTPQPGAEKLRDGWALYEGWSYYTERGFHIAVPDGWTYERIGTTLCFRDPSNLRVLSIDPARNAKGDPVKACRDEAARLRVAGNLPGYQQYAMNRIPALARAADWEYAYDGPSGVRMHAMTRWIASGGKGYAFGLMTRELDWPANFATWGMIVSTFYTDG
- a CDS encoding M28 family peptidase, with product MPLIGATALLLSVAAAAPAQAAAVAPPDIPLANVKNHLSQFQSIATANGGNRAHGRPGYLASVTYVKGLLDAAGFQTQQQSFTYGGATGYNLIADWPGGNTNDTLMVGAHLDSVTAGPGINDNGTGSAASLEVALAVARTGFQPTRHLRFAWWGAEELGLRGSTFYVNSLSAAQKAAIGGYLNFDMVGSPNPGYFLYDGDDSDGTGSGPGPAGSAEIEDTLEAYFTSINVPTRGTDFDGRSDYGPFIANGIPAGGIFTGAEGRKTAAQVELWGGTTGAFDPCYHRACDTVTNVSDTALDRNSDAIAYAVWTLADDTGTPGETVFGDDFETARGWAANAAGGDTATAGAWQRGDPAATSSGVATQLGTAVSGSNDLVTGAAAGTSAGTYDVDGGATTIQSPAIALPSGTLSLSFSWYLSHLNNSSSADYFRVRVISGTTVTTVFNQAGAATNRAASWQKATVNLSAYAGQTVRLQVEAADASTASLVEAAVDDVVVTRS